The following proteins are encoded in a genomic region of Roseofilum reptotaenium CS-1145:
- a CDS encoding biliverdin-producing heme oxygenase: protein MSTNLATKLREGTKKAHTMAENVGFIKCFLKGTVEKESYRKLSGNLYFVYSAMEEEMARHQNHPILGKLYFPELNRKESIEQDLAFYYGSNWREGVSLSPAGQAYVDQIRKVSNEEPELLISHLYTRYMGDLSGGQILKKIAQTAMNLPEGQGTQFYEFADIPDEKAFKNNYRQTMDSLPIDEATADRIVEEANAAFGMNMKMFNELEGSLIKAIGQLLFNSLTRRRTQGSTELATATDN from the coding sequence ATGAGTACCAATTTAGCGACTAAGCTCCGCGAGGGCACGAAAAAAGCCCATACCATGGCGGAAAATGTGGGTTTTATCAAATGTTTCTTAAAAGGAACGGTAGAGAAGGAGTCTTACCGCAAACTGTCAGGTAACCTTTACTTCGTCTATTCTGCCATGGAAGAAGAGATGGCTCGTCACCAGAATCATCCAATTCTGGGGAAACTCTATTTTCCTGAACTCAACCGCAAAGAGTCTATTGAACAGGATTTAGCCTTCTATTATGGCAGTAACTGGCGCGAGGGAGTATCCTTGTCTCCAGCAGGTCAAGCCTATGTAGACCAAATTAGAAAAGTCTCCAATGAAGAACCGGAATTGTTGATTTCCCATCTGTACACTCGGTATATGGGGGATTTGTCTGGTGGGCAAATTCTGAAAAAGATTGCCCAAACCGCGATGAATTTACCAGAGGGACAAGGAACTCAGTTCTATGAGTTTGCTGATATTCCAGATGAGAAGGCATTTAAGAATAACTATCGGCAAACCATGGATAGTTTACCGATTGATGAAGCAACAGCCGATCGCATCGTCGAAGAAGCTAATGCTGCTTTTGGCATGAACATGAAAATGTTTAATGAACTTGAAGGTAGCTTAATTAAGGCGATCGGACAACTGTTGTTTAATAGCCTCACTAGACGGCGTACTCAAGGCAGTACAGAATTGGCAACTGCTACTGATAACTAA
- a CDS encoding DUF4212 domain-containing protein — MNEEERQAYWRENTTLIRNLLMVWGLTSLGLSILLVTPLNSITLGTLPLGFWLAQQGVIYVFVVLIFVYAIQMDKIDHKYKRDE, encoded by the coding sequence ATGAATGAAGAGGAAAGGCAAGCCTATTGGCGAGAAAATACGACGCTAATCCGCAATCTATTAATGGTTTGGGGTCTGACTTCCCTGGGATTAAGTATCTTATTGGTGACTCCCCTGAATTCCATTACCCTGGGGACACTTCCCCTAGGATTTTGGTTGGCACAACAGGGAGTAATTTATGTATTTGTGGTTTTAATCTTTGTCTATGCGATACAGATGGACAAAATCGATCATAAGTATAAGAGAGACGAGTAA
- a CDS encoding sodium:solute symporter family protein, producing MGVEVWTFLFVTLSLLLYLYIGWRSRVKDTQGFFVADRGVPAIANGAATAADWMSAASFISMAGLISFLGYDGSIYLMGWTGGYVLLALLLAPYLRKFGKYTVPDFVGDRYDSNIARLVAVIAAIFVSLTYVAGQMRGVGIVFSRFLQVDVSTGVVIGMAIVAFFAVLGGMKGITWTQVAQYGVLIIAYLIPAIAIAWYLTGNPVPQLAFTFSDIVDKLNQVQVDLGFAEYTQPFANKSMLDVLFITIALMVGTAGLPHVIVRFYTVPNPRAARYSAGWALLFIAILYTTAPALAAFARYNLIDSLHNKTIEEVQQLDWATKWENTGLLAFEDKNGDGLIELTPNPETNEITIDRDIIVLSTPEVAKLAPWVIALVAAGGLAAALSTASGLLLVISSSIAHDVYYRLIDPGASESRRVMVGRIMVGFAIAVAGYFGVNPPGFVAQVVGFAFGLAAASFFPAIILGIFDKRNNKEGAIAGMVSGLVFTSFYIIGAKFYGMPLWFFDISAEGIGTVGMILNLMIALTVSRLTPPPSAEIQEMVENLRTPDHGPPALADIGEEELD from the coding sequence ATGGGTGTAGAGGTTTGGACATTTTTGTTTGTAACCCTATCGCTTTTGCTTTATCTCTATATTGGTTGGAGATCGCGAGTTAAGGATACGCAAGGGTTTTTTGTGGCGGATCGGGGGGTTCCGGCGATCGCCAATGGTGCGGCAACGGCAGCAGATTGGATGTCAGCCGCTTCGTTTATTTCGATGGCGGGGTTAATCTCGTTTTTGGGCTATGATGGCTCGATTTATTTGATGGGATGGACAGGGGGCTATGTATTATTAGCGTTGCTGTTGGCTCCCTATTTACGCAAGTTTGGGAAATATACGGTTCCTGATTTTGTGGGCGATCGCTATGATTCCAATATCGCCCGACTGGTTGCTGTAATTGCGGCGATTTTCGTTTCTCTCACCTATGTCGCCGGACAGATGCGCGGTGTGGGGATTGTCTTTAGCCGGTTTCTACAAGTGGATGTGAGTACCGGGGTAGTCATCGGCATGGCGATTGTTGCCTTTTTTGCTGTCCTCGGTGGGATGAAAGGGATTACTTGGACGCAAGTCGCCCAATATGGCGTTTTAATTATCGCTTATTTGATTCCGGCGATCGCCATTGCCTGGTATCTGACGGGTAACCCGGTTCCCCAACTGGCGTTTACGTTCAGCGATATTGTCGATAAGCTCAATCAAGTGCAAGTGGATCTGGGGTTTGCCGAATACACCCAACCCTTTGCTAATAAATCCATGTTGGACGTGCTGTTTATCACCATTGCTCTGATGGTGGGGACGGCTGGACTTCCCCATGTGATCGTCCGCTTCTATACCGTTCCCAACCCTCGTGCCGCTCGCTATTCCGCCGGTTGGGCGCTTCTGTTTATCGCTATTTTATATACTACGGCTCCCGCTTTAGCCGCCTTTGCACGCTATAACCTGATTGATAGCTTGCACAATAAAACGATTGAAGAGGTGCAACAGTTAGATTGGGCGACGAAATGGGAAAATACGGGCTTGCTGGCGTTTGAAGATAAAAATGGCGATGGTTTGATTGAGCTAACCCCCAATCCGGAAACCAACGAAATTACCATTGACCGCGATATCATTGTTCTTTCGACTCCAGAAGTGGCAAAATTAGCACCGTGGGTGATTGCTTTAGTGGCTGCGGGAGGGTTAGCGGCTGCCTTATCTACCGCTTCTGGCTTACTGTTGGTCATTTCTAGTTCCATTGCCCATGATGTGTATTATCGTCTGATCGATCCGGGGGCTTCTGAGTCACGCCGGGTGATGGTGGGGCGGATCATGGTCGGTTTTGCGATCGCCGTTGCCGGTTATTTTGGCGTTAATCCTCCCGGTTTTGTGGCTCAAGTCGTGGGGTTTGCTTTTGGGTTAGCCGCAGCTAGCTTCTTCCCCGCGATTATTTTAGGCATATTTGACAAGCGTAACAATAAAGAAGGGGCGATCGCCGGAATGGTCTCCGGTTTAGTCTTTACCAGCTTCTATATTATCGGGGCAAAATTCTATGGGATGCCCCTTTGGTTCTTTGATATCTCCGCCGAAGGCATTGGTACAGTCGGCATGATCCTTAACCTGATGATTGCCCTAACCGTTTCTCGATTAACCCCACCTCCCTCGGCAGAGATTCAAGAAATGGTCGAAAATCTCCGCACCCCGGATCATGGCCCTCCTGCTCTGGCGGACATTGGAGAAGAAGAATTAGATTAA